The Pithys albifrons albifrons isolate INPA30051 chromosome 5, PitAlb_v1, whole genome shotgun sequence genomic interval gaaataaggcCTCTTAAATAACAAAGCCAGTAGCTATTGTTTAATATTTGCAActgtcttctattttttttctatgatcCTGAATTTGGTGTGTGTTGATTTCTTATTTGACATCTGATTTGCAGTGGTTTCTAGGCTCTATTTCCAGGAAGACTATCGTTGACATGTCGTTGCAGAATATGAAACTActaaactgcttttattttgagaCAATTTGCAATGCAGCCCTTTCCACAAATCAAAATTATTCTATCCATCTTTTTGCAGCCATTGGAGGTGGTATCAACTCAAACAAGAAGATTCTGGCCTAGTGAGACAACCAATTCTTCCCTCAAATAATGTCATCCTGACTCAGATGTAAAAGCTCCAGATTGCTGATTGTAAGATTAAAAGATCAAGATCAAATTTTTAGAACTTGTGTTAGCAGCATTTGGTATTTCACTCCGTCCTTTGTCATATATGTAATGATAGCCATGCAATACTTCATAACATTTGTTgatttggtttatattttttcccactACCGAAGCATTCAGGTTCATAAAGTTATTAAGCATCCTCATTCAGATGGAAGGGTGTCCACAAAGCCATATCAAAATGAGAACTTGTGTTTATCTTGCCATACTGGTACCTTCCTTCCCTGATTTCCTCTGAGATGCTTCTCCTCCTGTTCCACATCACGACCAGGGTGTTGTCTCGTCACAGAAAGTAGATCCTCTTTCATGTTGAAGCTGGATTTTTTAATAGGATTGCCATAAGAaatgtgggttttgtttttccgGGCAGAATTAGACCTAAATCAAGATAGAGTCCAGTCATTAATTTCCTGAAGTGATTATTCTTCACCTGCCACCTTTGCAGATGAATAAGATTGTGCATGGATCACAGTGAAAATCAGCAGAGAGCAGTATCAAGTGAGTAGACAGTTGCACTGCTAGGGAGATGTCATCTTAAATAACTTTCTTAGGCTGAAGcaggttttgtgtgttttaaataGCAGtcaaaatgaaacagacaaacagaAGCAAGCACtccattttatttcagctgattCAACTAAATTTTGTacttataaatgaaaatatttccattttatcaAAACATGTTGATGAACTCTCCTTTTGTCTCTGCTATCTGAATTACTGAACCCTAATTACAGTATCCTGGTTTAGTTACCAGAATATTGCTTATAGCTAAATGAATACAGTGAGGGAATTAAGACCAACAGTAACCTTATTCATGGAGCCTTTATGAGCTTAAGGAGTGTTAGATGGTTTTGGTGTTCTTTGCGCTTTGAATTTCTAACACTTCTCTGAGTTTGTCATGTAATCTCTGGATTTCAGTGAGGCTCAGTAAACTTAGACCAGCTGATAATTTGTCTCAGCATATTTTGTAATTGGTCCTATAACAAATATGTCCTATAAAATAAACTATAAGTCACTTATCAACCTAGAGTTcataaaacagtttttctttgtACCGAAGTACAACTTACTTGAGCAACAGTACAGTTATGTAAATGGGAGCATGTAATGTGAGTAGCAGgctcagtgaaagaaaatgtgtttattttccaaagTGAGCGTGCTCATTATGATTCTCTGAATTTCATTGCTGCCTTGTTTCTCAGCTTCACCGTCAAATCAAAACTGATGCTCATACACATGTAATTAAAATGATGTATGCTTTTAGGAAGAGTGTGATATCTAAAtttgagagctgctgctttcagtaagtattttttttcttcccactaGTTTACTTCTGAAACAAACAGCCATCACTaaaaaattccctttccttAGACAAATTTATACAGTAGAGATAATGGATTATAGGCATGAAATATTACAGAATCTTCTGATGAATATGGGTATGACTACATGTTGCCTGATGACACACATGATCTTTGTAAAATTTATGATCAATCTGCTCTGGTTTTTTCTATTTACTTGAACtgtatacattttttttccgAACAGTGCGGAGttggagtttttgttttgtttttttttgtgggcttgtttgtttgtttttgtttgcttgtatTTTAAGATGACAGTAATGAACTGGAATAACTGCCCAATATCTGAGCTGAAAAGCCCAGATGAGCaatgaaaagtgaagaaattaaGTCTTTGGAAAAAAGTTCTAATCCCTTGGTACCACCAAGTGaaatgaacacacacacacacacacacaaaagctaaataattattttaattgaataaTAGTACAGGTTGAGCAACACAGCAAATTGTAAGTTCagcttgtttaaaaatattcagataaGTGGCAGGTTTTGTGATTACTTTCAGGATGATAAAAACTCTAATTTAAAGTAAAGGTGAAAATTTTTCCAGGGGTGTAAAAGATTATCATAATTTTATAGATGAGAAAAGAGAGACTAAGTCACATAGCTGTGGTTATACAGGAAGGCTTTAGTGGTGTTAACTGACAGTGCTGTGCTGTACTTTTCCAGAGCTGTGCTCCTAATACTCATACACACTGTGGCTGATccaaaaatctcattttctgagTTAAAGGTCAGAACTGTACAGACACCTTAGTCTCAAAACACTTCATGTTACAGGAACAAACTACCAATGTGCTTTTCAGTAAAGCCTTCTAACACTCTCACTGTTGCACACTTACTGCATAATAGAGCacataaaaatgaaagctgctgtactgaaaacattttagtCCTCTTGTATGAGCTTGTCTGGCTTATACACAGGAGAGTATGAAGACTTTATTTGAGACAGTTCTTCCTCTGTAAGGAGGAGTTGGAGATTTTGCTGGTACTTAAATCATGGGGAAGTCAATTCCTTCATTGGGATGCTCAAAAGGGTCATAGTTGGGTGAAGTGTTTTGATCTTGATACTTTTTGATTTGAGTCTATATATCTGTTTTCCAGCAtattcagtttaaaagaaaagaaggaacagaatggaaaggagggaagagtCATTCCTTGGGCAATTTCACTGTGAgacaaaacacctttttttcttttttttctagatttgaaagattttatttttgtttgaaatttatTTGGCTTTGGTTAACATGTTAAAAAGAATTTTAGAAATCAAAACAAGTGATCTAGATCAGCTATAATTTGACTTTTTCCTGTGGTATTTACATTTCATATGTCTGAAAACAGGTTTgtggttttcttctgctttctgacAAACTGAAGACACTCTTAGTTGAATCTAGCAACAAAATAGGAGTATATACAGGCTCACAGTTGAAGTATATAGCTGTCTCTACTTGTCAGGGGAGTACCTCAAGAAAGTGAGGTATTAAAAAGAAGATATAGGTGATGATTATATCCTCAGCTGCTGTAATTTCTTAGTGATGTTGTTTACTTGGGTCTGAGTCACTAATCTGACTGATTTCGTGTGGATTCCCCCCTTGCCAGCTCCAGATTTACTCTTGAGACAGATGTTGGTCCCTGTTTATGTAGGTTTCTGTGCTAGCAGCAGATTCTCTGGCGGTTCTGAATCAGGgatttgccttttattttaaaatgtcagaaaagaGGTGGATGCTCAGCTCCTGTAAAGCTGGACATCTATTTCAGTGTGATGTGGATGGTAGACATTCTGAAAATGGGTCCCAAGTTCAGTAACTATTGACAGAAAGAGTACCCATTCAAAGTAAATATTAAAGATAAGTTAGCACAGCAGGCATAGTAATATTTAACACAAAGTGTTGACTTGTTTTTTAAGGTACAGCATAAACCTTACCCATGCACCCAGACCTACTGTATGTTCAGGTATGTAATTGTTACTTAAAACTAGTATTCAGGGAAAGGTTTTCATTGCAACAAGACAGTGTATGTTGAAATATTTATGGTTTGTGTCGTGTGGTTAATTTATTTGATTATTTCACAGCTTCAGTTGttgcatgtgaaaaaaaaaaagtttagaaGTCATATAGCATATACCAGAAGAAGTGAGTGTGTCATTTGTTTGCTATGTGAATAACTATCTACAAAACTATTAGAAGAGTCAGGATTAGTAATATAATTTCAATGGAATATTGCTCCCATTCTAAGCAAGAATAAATATTCTGCTGttaaaagaagcagaaattctTGAAGTGTTTATAAGCTCTATTGTGTCTTACAATTGTAAGGAATAATAACTTCAGTTACTCTTTCATGCTACTTTGTGTATGCCCAAACTGCATATCAGAGCTGTAATTTGTAACTTTCAGTGTAATTTTGAATTAATGATGAAACAGCGCAAGTGTAAATCAGTGTCACGTTTTGTGATGccttataaaattaattatacaCCCTTTATTAAACATATCCTAAAGAATGATTTTGTGGTTTTTAGGATGATTTGGATTTATCggactttttatttaatttccttacTTGCTTCCGTTTGCAGTGGTAAGTGAATATATAATTTCCAAGATTGACACACAGAATAACACAACTCTTGTAGAAGGAGAGATGATTAGTACCTGAAATCTGGTACTGAGAGAGCTGTTTTGATTCTGCTGGCTTGTGATTAGCTAAGTTTGGTTAACTCGCATAACTCTGTTGTTTCTCATGGAATTTTCTAATGATATGTTTCTGATACTGTCCTACCACCTCCATCCTGTCACCTCCCGCAGCACACATAGGACCATGTCATGGGCAGTTTTCTCTATCAGACTGATGCTACATCCACATTGTAGCTCTGAAATCGATGTGATGCTCCATGTCCTGTTCCCAAAAGCAAGGTTAGTAGCTTTAGAAGCCAGCTTGGGAAGGGAGCGCTTTGTGGCTAATGGAGGTGCAGGAGGTAAAGTGGCATCCCAAGCTTTTCAGCTGATTTTGCTCTAACCTGGTTCCCTGCAGCACAAGTCAGAGCTCTCTCAAATTTGCAGTAATGTGTGCTGGCTGTTGTAGGCTCAGTctgtcagtgctgggctgagctaTCGCTATCTGCCTCttcccagctgcagaggagcctTAGACCTTTTCCAGATGCTGCCCTCATGCAGGAGGCAGGACTGACAGACAGTCAGGTTGCAGGAGCCTCTCACTTTAGCAGCCTCACTGTGACACAGTGAGAACTagcatactttttttttttaaaacaaacaaaccccaacaacctTCAGTCTTACTCACATATTCTCTTTGTGTGCAATTACTTATGTGAAAAGTATCTGTGTAACACCTATGTACCATTGTGCTTGAAACTATCGCAAGAAGGGTAAATGACTCCAGAACTAGTTGTTTTATTGTAAATGGTTTTTAGAATTCTCTTGATAAGCTGGAAAATTATGattctgtatattttttaatcCATGTTAATGATTTACTTTGTTCAGTTAGCAAAAGTTAAACTACAAAAATTTCAttgattttctttgaaatttcctTTGCTGATAATTTATTACTAAGGCCTAACACAGGTTTAAGTTGGGTAATGTATTAACTGTTTTCTCAGAGTACAGTGAGGTAACAGCATTTTAGGAAAATCCCTTTGAAAAACGTAATactatttaagaaaatattttacttggCTTTAAATCTAAGCAAAACTAAAATCTTTGAAATTTTCTGAGGtctaaaaaacatttttagtaaATGAAAGTGTTCAGAACTGGCATAGTTTTACATGATGCATAGTTTTAcatcataaataaaattttgtgtCTCAATTTACtctagaagaagaaaaatatgatcCAAAAAATCTAATACAGCAAGTACTTgcaatattcttttctttttacttaagAATTCACTTAGAGTACTCTAACAatagaaaatgcttttctgtttatGACAAAGTTCGGCAAAGAAACTCTACTGAGAATAATAAATACCAGCTTTTAGAGAAAGGTTTTGAAAGTATATATGTACCAGAAAAGTTCACATTGTTATTAACAAGAAATTAACCTTTGAAAAATATTAGCTGATCTATCACATATGTTTAATActtccttacttttttttttgagtataTATTTCACCCATGTGCAGGAAACATAGAATTGCCTAAATAGAGTTTAtaataaaattaacaaataaaatCCACTTGTAATGTTTTATAACTATAAAGTCCGATATGATAGTTCTCTTTGATTTCACTTTAAATAGCATTTGATGCAGTATGATTGCTCTATAGTAACAAATTAAATCACTagataaaatgttttcagatgGGGTTTCCTCCCagtctgtaaaaatatattattttctctttaccTTTTAGCTGAGAAAAAGCACTTTTGTCgatatagaaataaaaattagcaTATTTGCTGGTTTGCTACTCCTTTTGGAGGGCAAATTCAAGAAGAGAATGGTGTCCTGTGCAAAAGCAGATTTcttgtgtgttttaaaatagaGATCTTACAAGTGcctttattttgaaagatgGGAGCAGGTTGCTGCTTTGTCACACGGTTCTGTAGCATGAGTGGCTGTCATTAAAGAGTTCACTATGTTATTCAGAGTTCAGAATTCCTGTAGATGCAAGGTGGTAGTTCAGCTCATTTTTATTCTGGACCATTCCTGAGACACTACTCCTGTAACGCTGTACAGCAAgctgggtggggagggggggtgtCCAGGACGGAGTGTGAGGGAGCAGAAGGTTTATGAAATGGTGAGAGCCATTGAGGCTGTGTACAGTGGCACCACCTGTGACTCTGGACTCAGAGCATCACTAAACAAAATAGGCCTTTACGTAAAACTTTCTAAATCTTTTTGGTCTCTTGCACCTTGTCCTTAGTCTTCCTTGTAGTGGTGGTCTCTCTCAGAAGAggcttctgctgctcctgagatCTGCCATGAGAAGGTACCTTCCCTGTCTGCCATGCAGGTCTGTCTTGTGGCCTATCCTGCTGCTAGGGTTTCTGTCTTGGCTCAGTCTGCACTGCTCCAGCATTGGGTATGAGGCAGGGAACAGACAGAGACACGCCAGagagttttatttctgctggAGAGCAAAGACGAGACTCTCAGAAGAACTGTGCTACTCACTCCCCTAATCCACTTTTCCTGCCAAAAGACTGTCTTAAAAGCGGGGTCAAGGGCAAAGAGAAGCAGTAAATTCACCCTCTTCTCTTGGACTGTGTGCTCCCATCTTTAATAATTGCAACATTTTGTTATTCTGTATCAGAATGTGTGACTCAGATCTATGAGAATACATACTTCCAAGGAGGAGACCTCACTACATTTTTTACACCAAGTGCCAATTACTGCCAAGTAGTGTGTACTTACCATCCTACCTGTCTGTTCTTCACCTATTTGCCAGCGACATGGACTAAAGATCCTGCAAAAAGGTAggatgtgtatgtatgtgtatctTTTGCTGGTCTCCTGTGATAATTTATAAAGTTGGTAACATTTTGACAGAACACAGGCACACAGGGTTGCATGGAACAGTGTCATGTATCTCTAAAACAGGTCTTAAGAGTACTTGCTTGAATTCAGAAGGTTAAATTTGACCATTCCCAATTCTTCACATGTGCATACCAACCCTTCCAAGGAAACAGAAGTGGCTATGCACTCCCTTCTATATGAATTATTGAGTATTTCACATCTCCAGTGGTCCCCTATACTGTTCCCCACACTCTCTATTTAGCATATTTTTCTCACAATTAAGAACTTCTGTAGCCTGAGAGAATGAGATTCTCCTTCTCTCTATGCCCAATGCATTTCTGTCCTCCAAACCTTCAGTTTTGCTTCTCGCTTTATTGAGACCTCTTGGAGCTCCCACAAACTGAAGTATTGTCATCTGCCACCAATGCCGACAAAGCATATGTAtctcttctgtatttttcttccaattGCACCTGCAAACATGTCCATGTTGAGGGATATTGGATAGCCTACATTTCACCTGAGAAACAGTTATGGAAGTCTGCATTGTGCTGCAAAAGCCATGAAttgctgtgttttaaaacaCAGGTTTTCCTGCTATTTAAAAGACAGTGATATAGAAATGCTGCCGAAAGTGGATATGGAAGGAGCTGTCTCTGGACATTCCTTAAAACAGTGTAACATCCAAGTCAGTGGTAAGATATGGTTATTCACATATGTGCATTTTATGCTCTGTATTGGGTAACTCctgttaaaaaaatcagcattttggGAGGACTAATAGAATCAGGGAAGCAGTCAAGCACtgatttttatgttctttgtGAGATCGCTTTCAAACACAGGGGACAAAATCTCCACTGGTTTTGCTCTTCAGGCCCAGCTATCCACCACTGGGGCTCCCCATACAATGTATCAGGGAAATGATGCTTCTGCAGTTACTGTTTCATTTTCTAGAAACAGGGGGGAGCACGTGCTTTAGCTGCTGGCTCCACTTCTAAAGATTAATTTAATACTACTATTCCACTCCAGAAAGCTCCTCATATGGCACGTGTAGCCCTCTTTTATAACTCTGAAGTGAGATGCCCAGCAAAGCAGAAGTGCATTGTCACAAAGTGATGTTAGTACCTTTGTGATTCTGTGCAATAATTTATTAGCAGCTGCATCTTTCAGCATATGTGTGCTATACATGAAGTCTTGGTTTCAGCATGCCATACTTGCAAATTATCACCAGGCATATTTAAAGCCAATTAAATGTGTTgatttagatatttttaaagtttgcaCTGTCATAATGATGTCATCAAAAAGAGATCAACTCTAAGCATAGCATGGTGcttaagaaaaagagaataaggaagaatatatttattcactttttatttttgaggacAAATAGTGTCTTGTGGATGTCAGGCTAGTTCTTTAGTTTTGTCAGTGTAGCACCTCAGTATGTCTGGACTAAATGGGTTTTTATGTAATTTCTCCATTAAAGCTATCATCAAATAAGCTGGGCTTGCTTTAGCTTGCCACTTGGCTCTCAGAGCAGTCAGGTCTTTAAAAAGCCCTTTCCTGCCAATATCCTGTCATATTAATATTTCTTAGTAGCTTTGACCCAGGAGAAGAGATTTCAGTAGGATGTTAATTTTTTATGCTATTTAGACTAATTAATATCACTGGAGTTACTCTAGAGTCAGACTAATATCACTAAAATGAAAACTAATCCATACTTGTTTAAAAATGTCTCCAATCGTTTGCTGACTCATGTTCTGTGAAGAGATTGAAATGACCTGCATTTGAAACCCCACAGTCCCTATTCTCCCTCTGTGGAGTGTAATTTAAATATTCTGACTCAGATGGGAGATTGCTTCTGAGGGCAGAATTTGTCATTTAAACTGCTCTGTGAATTTGGAACTGGGAAAGTACATTTTAGTATTAATCTTGAGTTCTTGCTTTGCTGAGTGTCATGGTCTCAGTCAGCCACAGTGGTTAGAGCCCCTCTCTCATGTAGGCAGAGGCACTGTCAAAGTCTGACAGTTTTCCCCTTTGCAATGTGATACTTCACTAAACCTACACTTCTGATTTATTACTAGAAGCATATATGAAATGTGATGTAACTGAAGTGAGTGTGGGATGTAGAATGGGTATTATGAGGGCTGTGTCATACAAACTGCTATATTGGGCAATTTGGGGAATGGAAGTACATTTTCAGAACTTGGTCTCTCTTTCTTCACAGCTTGCAGCCCAGATGTTCATGTAGGACTGGATATGGAAGGGAATATTTATGATATTACTATGGCTGACAGCTATCAAGAGTGTCAAAAAAGATGTACCAATGACAAGCATTGTCATTTTTTTACATATGCCTCTGAAAAATTTCACGATGCAAGCTTTTGGTAAATACAGGTTGGATCCATTTCCTTGGACAGGACTGTGCTTTGGTAGAGTAAATATCAGAGCAATCTAGGGTGCAAGAACTACTCAAGGATATTTAATTTATTCCTCCTTGCAATGTTTATTACCACTTACAGGTAGGAAAATATCTATAATAATTTATCTTTCATTTGTCCTCTGGTGAGAAAGACAAACTTGATTATTATAgcactgaaaataattaaaatactcTGGAGATACTGAAATACAAATTGGTACATGTGTGACATTATTGCTCTGTTAAATCTTGCTCTGCTTATTGTTCTGAAAATATCATCAGAGCAGccagagaaattatttcatttttatcagGCCGATTTTTGAGCTCTTAATTTGCTCAAATTTGCAAGTTAAACATTATTCAGCTAGCTCTGTTCATCATTTGAAGCCTCTTCTGGAGGTTGAACCATGCACCATGGTAGGAATTATGGGTCCAGGAGGATGGTTTAGTCGAAGGAAGAGGACTTGTTTTCTTACCACTTTCTTTATTCTTTGTCATTCAGtaaaaaatgcttcttgaaaCATACCAGTGTAGGAACTCCAGCCAGCATAAAGGTGCTTGATGAGGTTGTGTCTGGATTCTCTTTAAAGCCATGCCAGCTTTCTGAATTAGGTaactatttaaaatatctgaTTCAGTTTAGCTTTAAGGGTTACAGATGACAAAATACAGTCTGTCACTGACATGTATAAATGTTTAATTATGTAGACTAATTCTAATATAAtcttattctttaaaatatagTTAGTACTCTCAGCCACAAAGGAGGTTCATCTCTTTTTAATTCTTCCATATTATCATTCATCTTACAGAAACAATTGTCTGCTTTAAAGATCCAAAGAATTCTTTCATACGATTAGCTTGATGAAATGGTATGTTATCTTTGGATCATGGATacaaaaatgaaagataaaatcCCATCAAAGTCAAAGATCAGATGGAATATAAAGCTTTCTAAATTCTGTTTGTATACTGTGGATGCACTTGAAAATTTTTAATGAAGACCTTCAGCTTTCTAATACAGCCAGCTAATATGAAGGAATATATTATATGTTTTGTGGATGATTTGTGATGAAAGCATAAAGTCTGTACTTGTTTCTGCAATCATTACTCAGGCAAAAATCTCAAGAGTCTAAAATCAAACATTGTTATACCTTCTTATTCTCAACTGAAACATCTtcacttttttctatttttttctaagtCTAGCTCCACCTTGTCTTATTGTGTGATACTTTTCTTAAAGTTGATGatattcttctgttttcatattACCTTATTTTAGCTCACAGATAGTCTAGTTTTCCTATATAAATCACATTTTGTAAACAGTGTATCAATataatcaattttttttcctacatcaatacatttccttcagaatctgcTAATCCTGCTGTAGGAATAATCTTTGGCAACTATAAAAAATCAGCTTGATTCAGATCTAAACAATGAAGAcagttaatgaaaaattaattgtaaagagtaaaagaacaagaaaaagttttgtaaagagaagaaaacaatgtAGTTATTCCCTTCCTATGTGTATGTGACAGAATAGAGggaagattttttatttttgccataCTCTTGCTGTAAGGTACACTAGAAAGACATGTGTTCATGACTAGAAGAAAAATCACGGTACCCAAGAGGATCCTGCTCACAGACTTTGAGAAGAATTTGGGGACTGTAGCATATGTGTGAACCATAGGATTTtaagtataaaaaaaaatcaaagattaTTTGAGActttttcaaagacttttaTGGTTTATGATAGTGATTTCATGGTTGTAATGATCCATCATTAATCTGAATTTCTAAAAGTATGTGTATTGTGTCTGGCTGAAATGGAGttctcccacagcagccctcacagtgctgtgctttgcactggTAGCTAGAAAGGTGTTGACAACACATCAgtgttttggctgctgctgagcagtgctggcgCAGAACCTGCACTGCCTCTCAACATTCCTCCCTATcaaggggctgggggagggcaagatcctgggagaGGACACAACTAGACCAGCTGACCCAAATTAACgaaagggatattccataccgtatgatgtcagctcagatataaaagcgAAGGAAAGGAGGCGAGATGGGGCATTTGCTGGTTACAATATTTGCCTTCCTGAGCAACCCCTATGCgtgctgaagccctgcttccCGGGAAGTGGCAGAACATCACTTGCTGATGGgaagaaaattagttttttattctttgtttctgtgcatGGAAACTCTCCCTTTTGCATTAGTAAACCACCTTCTCTCAACCTCTGAGtctttttccatcttattttctctcccctgtccacCTGGGAAGGGGGAGTGATAGAGCGGggtggtgggcacctggcatccagccaaaGTCAACCCACCAACCCACCACAATTCTTTTTGGTGCCCAGTGTGggctttccctattaaactgtctttatctcaaatCACAAGTTTTCTAGTTTTTACCCTTCCAGTTCTCTTCCCAGTTTTAGTGGTGGAGGAGTGGGTAAGACACTCATGGGTCTTGATTGCTGGCCATGACAACACGTGAAAGTCAGTCTTCTTCTTACCCatctttccttgctttctgtGTCTTTTGAGAAAGGCAAGAGCatagagaaagaagaaataaatattgtGGTCATAGAAGCCTAGATGGTGCTAGTGGATCAAGAGGTCATCTAAGGACATCAACTGTCCTAATCCAAGACATATCAGCTGTATCTACCCAGACAGAGATTTGTCAAATGTAGTCATAAAACCATCTTCTGCCTTGTTGTTTTGTAAATATCTGAAATGGGCTTATTTGAATATTTGTTCTAGGTTTTTTCTGACTTTATTTATTCCTTCCTATGTGGACTTTTATTTTGTGCCATTGCCTTTCTGGCTTTGTCCTTTTATGCACACACTATTATAgcagtatttctgtatttctgtcctTTGCCAAGTGCCTTCCTTGAGGTCATTGCATATTGAACAAATGGTTCCTTGAGATCATGAGTTAGCTTCCCTAAACTTTCATATACACAGCTGTgctttaaatataattttctttagaaactATTAATTCTTCTCAATGCTATTTCCATGTCACATGAAATCTTACCCACTGATTGTCAGATGTAACTTACTCTTATTTTCTAGACTTCTGATTatattttcttgctgttcttaTTGTGTAATTACGGCCCAGTATTGTTGTCCTTTCATACTTATGTTTTTTGAAAACCTCATCAGGTTAACAGGAGCCATATCAAGCTGTAACTCTccctttttcttattttctggtAAGCTGTTCCCAGTATATTTCTATAACAAACTGGACAGTGTTGGTTGCTGCACTTTTTCAACAGCTGAAGTTCTCTGCTGCCACCAAGTCCTGTCTTTTGGATCATTTCACTATTTTTGCTATCTTTACCGCCTGATGGTTCAAGAAACATCCTCTGTGctgatgcttttttctttttttttttttttttattcttgcacTAGGATTCTAACTAGAACTTTAAGTATTTCTTTGGAGAAGGCAACTCATTAATCTCTTTCTAAACATACTAGTACTTCCTGTAACTTCTGTATCCATATTCTGATTGTGTGAATTATCCTACCAAGCCTCTGTTGTGTTATTTTGGTCATGTCAGAAGGCAGAATATACAGCATTGCTACTTATTCTGCCTACTTTTCAAATAGTAAAACCTATAATGTTAAGAAGAACATCCCACTATTTTTATTCTAGTTTCCCTGACATTCTGTTAGatatattcatttaaaattaatttaaagctTTCCCTATTCAATTAGCAAATGTGTATTGTAACATgtcatttctcttttcccctatATGAACCTTATCTTTGTTCTGTGGTGCTCTCCATGAGTTTACATATTCTAAAATGTTCTTGAGAAATAGTTTTAGTTAAAAGGTTGTGTTATCTTTCCAGCTTATTGG includes:
- the LOC139672402 gene encoding plasma kallikrein-like isoform X9 translates to MFRMIWIYRTFYLISLLASVCSECVTQIYENTYFQGGDLTTFFTPSANYCQVVCTYHPTCLFFTYLPATWTKDPAKRFSCYLKDSDIEMLPKVDMEGAVSGHSLKQCNIQVSACSPDVHVGLDMEGNIYDITMADSYQECQKRCTNDKHCHFFTYASEKFHDASFCKKCFLKHTSVGTPASIKVLDEVVSGFSLKPCQLSELDCQMDIFEDQEFSGINITSFFTPDISVCQTICTYFPKCLFFTFFTRKWEIEFQRRIKFQRNFREKQS
- the LOC139672402 gene encoding plasma kallikrein-like isoform X8, yielding MFRMIWIYRTFYLISLLASVCSECVTQIYENTYFQGGDLTTFFTPSANYCQVVCTYHPTCLFFTYLPATWTKDPAKRFSCYLKDSDIEMLPKVDMEGAVSGHSLKQCNIQVSACSPDVHVGLDMEGNIYDITMADSYQECQKRCTNDKHCHFFTYASEKFHDASFCKKCFLKHTSVGTPASIKVLDEVVSGFSLKPCQLSELDCQMDIFEDQEFSGINITSFFTPDISVCQTICTYFPKCLFFTFFTRKWEIEFQSLQFSHLHAYGFFGR
- the LOC139672402 gene encoding coagulation factor XI-like isoform X10, producing the protein MFRMIWIYRTFYLISLLASVCSECVTQIYENTYFQGGDLTTFFTPSANYCQVVCTYHPTCLFFTYLPATWTKDPAKRFSCYLKDSDIEMLPKVDMEGAVSGHSLKQCNIQVSACSPDVHVGLDMEGNIYDITMADSYQECQKRCTNDKHCHFFTYASEKFHDASF